A stretch of Tripterygium wilfordii isolate XIE 37 chromosome 11, ASM1340144v1, whole genome shotgun sequence DNA encodes these proteins:
- the LOC120008475 gene encoding uncharacterized protein At3g27210-like, whose product MGSCASVNRSSTEPAMKLRFSFSSRTDKLVIPPSPIKDKPVREETLVNGVKGSFADYGSKDETFFDSQPWLDSDCESDFYSVNGDFTPSRGNTPVHHKFSVDTTNRVNKTLLDKAASVSPSPGEKKKKLSDFFHESRDDQDDTSYASVPNSACGSEWTANGDALIKEKSMKSTPCCLPGLLSCRSFSERKKTSPTIAVDEKP is encoded by the exons ATGGGTTCTTGTGCGTCTGTAAATAGGAGTTCAACAGAGCCGGCCATGAAACTGCGATTCTCATTTAGTTCCAGAACTGACAAGCTTGTGATTCCCCCTTCACCCATTAAGGATAAACCAGTCCGTGAAGAAACTCTGGTCAACGGTGTCAAGGGCTCCTTTGCGGActatg GTAGTAAAGACGAAACATTTTTCGATTCCCAACCTTGGCTGGATTCAGATTGTGAATCTGATTTCTACAGTGTCAATGGTG ATTTTACCCCATCTCGTGGCAATACACCAGTTCATCATAAGTTCTCCGTAGATACTACTAATAGAGTCAACAAAACACTTTTGGATAAAGCCGCTTCTGTGTCTCCATCCCctggagagaagaaaaagaaactgtCTGATTTTTTTCATGAGAGCAGAGATGACCAAGATGATACTTCTTACGCGTCTGTTCCCAACTCTGCCTGTGGTAGTGAGTGGACTGCCAACGGGGATGCCCTGATTAAGGAGAAATCAATGAAGTCTACACCGTGTTGCCTTCCGGGATTGCTCTCATGCCGTAGTTTTAGCGAGAGGAAGAAGACGAGCCCTACTATAGCTGTAGATGAGAAgccttaa